One segment of Metallosphaera cuprina Ar-4 DNA contains the following:
- a CDS encoding ammonium transporter, producing MIKKYVIVVGLFSILLGLTALGATNSSLEQLNSTVTALENHTADYPSVAVPSWLDTGSNAWMLTAATFVGLQSVPGVALYYAGLTKKKYAINSAMMVFYAFAAVLVIWMIAGYNFGFGKPLLEINGYGILGSPTPATAGLYEGSQTIYGPGNTPLDIPTSTYIFFQFVFAAITPVLLAGGVLERMNFKAWMVFVPLWSLLVYSPVAYWLFAGGWLNQLGAVDFSGGYVIHVDAGVGALAAALAVGPRLASERKLEAHSLPLLLAGAGLIWLGWDGFNGGDPGGSTIDAAIAVLNTNVATAVSAITWMLMDMKFFGKPSLIGATSGAITGLVAITPAAGYVNGIYAMLIGIASGSLPWLALYKLEPKLNIDDSLGVFSTHGIAGIVGGILTGVFADPNVTKYVDPTLVGALYGNVAQIGIQALGALVVFVYDFAVTYGLLKAIGLFIPLRAPPEALKEGDYAIHGEVAYVETNGRIVEKAEEKVEEKAKKREEG from the coding sequence ATGATTAAAAAATACGTGATAGTAGTTGGGTTATTCTCTATTCTCTTGGGACTAACGGCCTTAGGAGCTACTAACTCTAGTTTAGAGCAACTGAACTCGACCGTCACAGCGTTAGAGAATCACACGGCGGACTATCCATCAGTGGCAGTACCATCGTGGTTGGACACAGGGAGTAATGCGTGGATGCTCACGGCAGCTACTTTTGTTGGACTTCAGAGCGTGCCGGGAGTAGCGTTATATTACGCAGGTCTTACGAAGAAGAAGTACGCTATTAATAGCGCCATGATGGTGTTCTACGCGTTCGCAGCAGTCCTCGTCATATGGATGATAGCTGGTTACAACTTCGGCTTCGGTAAACCTCTGTTAGAGATTAACGGATATGGCATTCTCGGTTCACCAACGCCCGCAACAGCTGGACTTTACGAAGGTTCGCAGACGATATATGGACCTGGTAACACTCCGCTAGACATTCCAACTTCAACTTACATATTCTTCCAATTCGTGTTCGCTGCGATCACTCCTGTCCTATTAGCTGGAGGGGTTCTTGAAAGGATGAACTTCAAGGCTTGGATGGTATTTGTACCTTTGTGGTCTCTCCTAGTTTACAGTCCAGTGGCTTATTGGTTGTTCGCGGGAGGTTGGCTAAATCAGTTAGGTGCGGTAGATTTCTCTGGAGGGTACGTGATTCACGTGGATGCAGGAGTTGGGGCACTAGCGGCTGCACTGGCCGTAGGTCCTAGGCTAGCCTCGGAGAGAAAGCTGGAGGCGCACAGCTTACCCCTTCTATTGGCTGGGGCAGGTTTAATATGGCTAGGCTGGGACGGATTTAACGGAGGGGACCCTGGAGGATCTACCATAGACGCTGCGATTGCAGTACTCAACACTAACGTAGCTACCGCCGTTAGTGCAATAACCTGGATGTTAATGGACATGAAGTTCTTCGGTAAACCCTCCCTTATAGGAGCCACATCTGGGGCAATAACGGGATTGGTAGCTATCACTCCGGCTGCAGGTTACGTAAACGGGATATACGCTATGCTGATAGGTATAGCCTCTGGTTCCCTACCTTGGCTTGCGCTCTATAAGTTAGAACCTAAGCTGAACATTGACGATTCTTTAGGCGTCTTCTCAACTCACGGCATAGCTGGTATTGTTGGGGGTATACTTACTGGAGTCTTCGCGGATCCAAACGTGACGAAGTACGTTGATCCCACTCTCGTCGGAGCGTTATATGGAAACGTTGCGCAGATAGGAATACAGGCTCTGGGAGCTCTGGTCGTATTTGTGTACGACTTCGCAGTAACTTACGGTCTCTTGAAGGCGATAGGTCTGTTCATACCTCTGAGAGCACCACCTGAAGCCTTAAAGGAGGGAGACTACGCAATACACGGAGAGGTGGCCTACGTTGAAACCAATGGAAGGATAGTTGAGAAAGCTGAGGAAAAGGTAGAGGAGAAGGCCAAGAAGAGAGAAGAGGGCTAA
- a CDS encoding MFS transporter yields MNRNIILLVLVLGTLMAAVDGTIVLLALPEIAQDLHSDLFTSIWVLLAYLLVSAILSTQTGRIGDIYGRAKIFNLGFVIFTVASALCGLSNSIYLLIAFRLVQGVGGAMMSANSGAIVADHFPPNMMGRAYGYTSLGWNIGALVGIVLGGTLTTFFGWPYIFYINVPIGIVSVILGVKYIKDVNKVPKKLDIVGALTIGLSLVLISYSSITIASVGLSLNMIAILMIGLALLGVFLYNESKVSNPIIDLNAFKYRLLGYSLTASFLQSIGGLAITFLLIMYLQGVRGLSPLDSSLILLPGYVIASFLAPYMGRLSDRYGSRWLATLGLAIIMLSVILYYVVLTPNASYLTILIVSGINGVGSGMFWPSNTSAIMSSAPKGYFGSISGLSRTLGGIGTILSYVISLTVAAAAIPKYVAFEIFLGTSKLDGGLSSVFVVGLHYAFLLSALILAGATVLSFMRGKETRTEKVRTENAK; encoded by the coding sequence ATGAACAGAAACATCATATTACTTGTGTTAGTCCTAGGAACTTTGATGGCTGCCGTTGATGGGACTATAGTTCTCCTCGCGTTACCGGAGATAGCTCAAGACCTTCATTCAGACCTCTTCACTTCGATCTGGGTGTTGCTAGCGTATCTTCTAGTTTCTGCAATACTCTCCACTCAAACTGGTAGAATAGGCGACATTTACGGTAGGGCTAAGATATTCAACTTAGGTTTCGTTATATTTACAGTGGCCTCAGCTCTCTGTGGTCTATCAAATTCGATTTATCTTTTGATAGCGTTTAGGCTGGTCCAAGGGGTAGGTGGAGCGATGATGTCAGCTAACAGCGGAGCGATAGTTGCAGATCATTTCCCTCCTAATATGATGGGACGTGCTTACGGATACACCTCATTGGGTTGGAACATAGGGGCCCTAGTTGGTATAGTGTTAGGAGGTACTTTGACAACCTTTTTCGGGTGGCCTTACATTTTCTACATTAACGTTCCTATCGGGATAGTCTCAGTTATACTCGGTGTAAAGTACATTAAAGACGTAAATAAGGTACCCAAGAAACTTGATATAGTAGGGGCCCTGACTATAGGGTTATCGCTCGTTTTGATATCATACTCCTCCATCACCATCGCGAGCGTCGGGCTGAGCCTAAACATGATCGCCATCTTGATGATTGGGTTGGCTCTCTTGGGCGTTTTCCTCTACAACGAAAGTAAAGTCAGCAATCCCATCATTGATCTCAACGCGTTCAAGTATAGGTTGCTAGGTTACAGTCTGACCGCAAGTTTCCTCCAAAGCATAGGAGGTCTGGCAATCACTTTCCTTCTAATAATGTATTTACAGGGAGTACGTGGTTTATCTCCTCTCGATTCCTCCCTCATACTTCTTCCAGGTTACGTGATAGCCAGCTTCCTAGCTCCCTACATGGGCAGGCTTAGTGACAGGTACGGCTCCAGGTGGTTAGCCACGTTGGGGCTAGCTATAATCATGCTTTCCGTGATCCTTTATTACGTGGTGCTGACGCCTAACGCCTCTTACCTTACAATCCTGATAGTATCTGGGATAAACGGTGTGGGGTCAGGAATGTTCTGGCCGTCCAACACTTCAGCGATAATGTCGAGCGCGCCGAAGGGCTACTTCGGTTCTATCTCAGGGCTTTCAAGGACTTTAGGTGGTATAGGCACGATCTTAAGCTACGTGATATCTCTCACAGTTGCAGCAGCTGCAATACCCAAATACGTAGCTTTCGAGATCTTTCTAGGCACCTCTAAGTTGGATGGAGGCCTCTCTTCAGTATTTGTGGTGGGACTACATTACGCGTTTCTTTTATCTGCCTTGATATTGGCAGGTGCGACGGTTCTATCTTTCATGAGGGGTAAAGAGACGAGAACCGAGAAGGTCAGGACTGAAAACGCTAAATAG